In Amycolatopsis jiangsuensis, the following proteins share a genomic window:
- a CDS encoding cytochrome P450, with product MTTAEKPVLPVARTCPFAPPEEYTRMREDQALTQVSIPDGKHAWVVTRHEDARRVLNDRRFSSNRFHPGYPFLVEGGNPFRGSQARPMISMDAAEHSAARKSVLGEFTVKRVDALRPRIQEIVDGLIDDMLSIGGEVDLVDMLSLPVPSLVICELLGVPYEDHDFFQGNTRKFASRDNVEEERHAAVGRLRSYLSDLVTAKEADPGDDLLGRQIVKLRAEGTYEHEALVSLAFSLLVAGHETTANMISLGTVALLENPDQLAKIQADPGRTLPAIEELLRYFTIVDAVTARVATEDVEISGTTIRAGDGVVVLGYPANWDPDVFASPERLDLERGARHHVAFGFGPHQCLGQNLARAELQIVFDTLFRRIPTLKLAKPVDDLAFKDEAAIYGLYQLPVTW from the coding sequence ATGACCACAGCCGAAAAGCCGGTCTTGCCGGTCGCCCGCACGTGTCCGTTCGCGCCACCCGAGGAGTACACCCGGATGCGCGAGGACCAGGCGCTCACGCAGGTCAGCATTCCGGACGGCAAGCACGCCTGGGTCGTCACCCGGCACGAGGACGCCCGGCGCGTGCTGAACGACCGGCGGTTCTCCTCGAACCGGTTCCATCCGGGCTACCCGTTCCTGGTCGAAGGCGGTAACCCGTTCCGCGGCAGCCAGGCGCGCCCGATGATCTCGATGGACGCGGCCGAGCACAGCGCGGCCCGCAAGTCCGTGCTCGGCGAGTTCACCGTGAAGCGCGTCGACGCGCTACGGCCACGCATCCAAGAGATCGTCGACGGCCTGATCGACGACATGCTCTCGATCGGCGGTGAAGTCGACCTGGTCGACATGCTGTCACTGCCGGTGCCCTCGCTGGTGATCTGCGAACTGCTCGGCGTCCCCTACGAAGACCACGACTTCTTCCAGGGAAACACCAGGAAGTTCGCCAGCCGGGACAACGTCGAGGAGGAACGGCATGCCGCGGTCGGCCGGCTGCGCAGTTATCTCAGCGACCTCGTCACGGCGAAGGAGGCCGACCCTGGCGACGACCTGCTCGGCCGGCAGATCGTGAAGCTGCGGGCCGAGGGCACGTACGAGCACGAAGCACTCGTCTCGCTGGCGTTCTCGCTGCTGGTCGCCGGGCACGAGACCACCGCGAACATGATCTCGCTCGGCACTGTCGCGTTGCTCGAAAACCCGGACCAGCTCGCGAAGATCCAGGCCGACCCCGGCCGCACGCTTCCCGCGATCGAGGAACTGCTCCGGTACTTCACCATCGTCGACGCCGTGACCGCGCGAGTGGCGACCGAAGACGTCGAAATCAGCGGAACCACCATCCGGGCCGGTGACGGCGTGGTCGTGCTCGGGTACCCGGCGAACTGGGACCCGGATGTTTTCGCATCACCGGAACGGCTGGATCTCGAGCGCGGAGCACGCCACCACGTCGCCTTCGGCTTCGGTCCCCACCAGTGCCTCGGCCAGAACCTCGCCCGCGCCGAACTGCAGATCGTCTTCGACACCCTCTTCCGCCGCATCCCGACCCTGAAGCTCGCGAAACCGGTCGACGACCTGGCATTCAAGGACGAAGCGGCGATCTACGGCCTGTACCAGCTGCCCGTCACCTGGTAA
- a CDS encoding ferredoxin yields MKIIADTGKCVGAGQCVLTEPELFDQSEDDGTVIVLNDKPEGELVEKAREAVNVCPSQALSLQE; encoded by the coding sequence ATGAAGATCATCGCGGACACCGGCAAGTGCGTCGGAGCCGGCCAGTGCGTGCTGACCGAACCGGAGCTGTTCGACCAGAGCGAGGACGACGGCACGGTCATCGTGCTCAACGACAAGCCCGAGGGTGAACTGGTCGAGAAGGCCCGTGAGGCTGTGAACGTCTGCCCGAGCCAGGCCCTTTCGCTGCAGGAGTGA
- a CDS encoding class I SAM-dependent methyltransferase, translated as MAESFGVDARRYDRARPRYPVELVTAVLTGSPGAEFLDVGCGTGIEARQFQAAGATVLGVEPDARMAEFARETGVAVEVARFEDWDPAGRTFDAVVSGQAWHWVDPDAGAAQAARVLRPGGRFAAFWHVFQPPEEVQEAFAAAFRRAVPDSPFAAGSLKQPSLPAYQPILTKAADGLRASGAFAEPEQWAYDWTQRYDRDEWLDLLSTQGGLTGVSAAQRDQVLSAVGAAIDELGGQLTTTYTTGAVTAVRLVSAHAG; from the coding sequence ATGGCGGAGTCCTTCGGCGTGGACGCACGCCGGTACGACCGAGCGCGGCCGCGTTATCCGGTCGAGCTGGTCACGGCCGTCCTCACGGGGAGCCCGGGTGCGGAATTCCTGGACGTCGGCTGTGGCACCGGAATCGAGGCCCGGCAGTTCCAGGCCGCGGGAGCCACCGTGCTCGGCGTCGAGCCGGACGCGCGCATGGCCGAGTTCGCCCGGGAGACCGGCGTGGCGGTGGAGGTGGCGAGGTTCGAAGACTGGGACCCGGCAGGCCGGACCTTCGACGCGGTGGTGTCCGGCCAGGCATGGCACTGGGTGGACCCGGACGCGGGTGCGGCGCAGGCGGCCAGGGTACTGCGCCCTGGCGGCCGGTTCGCCGCGTTCTGGCACGTCTTCCAGCCGCCGGAGGAAGTCCAGGAGGCCTTCGCGGCCGCGTTCCGCCGCGCGGTCCCCGATTCGCCGTTCGCCGCCGGCTCCCTGAAGCAGCCCAGCCTGCCCGCGTACCAGCCGATTCTCACCAAAGCGGCGGACGGACTTCGTGCCTCCGGCGCGTTCGCCGAGCCCGAGCAGTGGGCTTACGACTGGACGCAGAGGTACGACCGCGACGAATGGCTCGACCTGCTCTCCACGCAGGGCGGCCTCACCGGCGTGTCCGCCGCGCAGCGGGACCAGGTGCTGTCCGCGGTCGGCGCCGCGATCGACGAGCTGGGCGGACAGCTCACCACCACCTACACCACCGGGGCAGTCACCGCAGTCCGCCTCGTGAGTGCGCACGCCGGCTAG
- a CDS encoding TetR/AcrR family transcriptional regulator — MPTGIHLRDVRAQLFDAAERVLRQAGPSALTSRAVTDEAGCAKGVLHRHFSDFDEFLAELVLDRLHRFEARSAELLDRAGTGDVAETVAEVLTELFESVAVSIVALITFRDELRARLRAARPGNGIPLATDAARMLAGYLAAERDLGRLTQDADVDALAPTLVGAGHLQFADRTGPPPDHAAVLHMVRTVLASALR, encoded by the coding sequence GTGCCGACCGGGATCCACCTTCGCGACGTGCGCGCGCAGCTCTTCGACGCCGCGGAGCGCGTGCTCCGGCAAGCCGGGCCGAGCGCGTTGACCAGCAGGGCGGTGACGGACGAGGCCGGCTGCGCGAAGGGCGTGCTGCACCGGCATTTCAGCGATTTCGACGAGTTCCTCGCCGAGCTCGTGCTCGACCGGCTGCACCGCTTCGAGGCGCGGTCGGCCGAACTGCTCGACCGGGCCGGGACCGGCGACGTGGCCGAAACCGTCGCCGAGGTGCTCACCGAGCTGTTCGAGTCGGTCGCGGTGTCGATCGTCGCGCTGATCACCTTCCGCGACGAGCTGCGCGCCCGCCTCCGCGCGGCCCGGCCCGGCAACGGCATCCCGCTGGCAACCGACGCGGCCCGCATGCTCGCCGGCTACCTCGCCGCCGAACGCGACCTCGGCCGGCTCACCCAGGACGCCGACGTGGACGCCCTCGCCCCCACCCTCGTCGGGGCGGGGCACCTGCAGTTCGCCGACCGCACCGGCCCACCGCCGGACCACGCCGCCGTACTGCACATGGTGCGCACCGTGCTCGCGTCCGCACTCCGGTAA
- a CDS encoding ABC transporter ATP-binding protein produces MSAEVIYDQASRVYPGNPGVRAVDKLSLDVPDGEFLVLVGPSGSGKSTALRMLAGLEEVNEGAIRIGDRDVTDLPPKDRDIAMVFQSYALYPHMTVADNMGFALKLRGVSKSDIDAKVAEAAAMLDLTKYLERKPKALSGGQRQRVAMGRAIVREPSVFLMDEPLSNLDAKLRVETRANIAKLQQRLGTTTIYVTHDQVEAMTMGDRVAVLKDGHLQQCDSPRELYENPSNAFVAGFIGSPAMNLATLPLTDRGVKLGELTVPLPTAELTAAREDGLSEVVFGIRPESLRLVGEADDGFELVVELVEELGADAYLHGKVGDDRFVVRVDGRTPPRIGDNVRVALRGEGETHAFNPDTTLRLR; encoded by the coding sequence ATGTCCGCAGAAGTGATCTACGACCAGGCGTCGCGTGTCTACCCCGGCAACCCGGGCGTGCGCGCGGTCGACAAGCTGAGCCTCGACGTGCCCGACGGCGAGTTCCTGGTGCTGGTGGGGCCTTCCGGTTCCGGGAAGTCCACCGCGCTGCGCATGCTCGCCGGGCTCGAGGAGGTCAACGAGGGCGCCATCCGGATCGGCGACCGCGACGTGACCGACCTGCCGCCGAAGGACCGGGACATCGCCATGGTGTTCCAGTCCTACGCGCTGTACCCGCACATGACGGTGGCCGACAACATGGGCTTCGCGCTGAAGCTGCGCGGAGTGTCCAAATCGGACATCGACGCGAAGGTGGCCGAGGCCGCCGCGATGCTGGACCTGACCAAGTACCTCGAGCGCAAGCCGAAGGCGCTCTCCGGTGGTCAGCGGCAGCGGGTGGCGATGGGCCGCGCGATCGTGCGCGAGCCCAGCGTGTTCCTGATGGACGAACCACTGTCCAACCTGGACGCGAAGCTGCGGGTGGAGACGCGCGCCAACATCGCGAAGCTCCAGCAGCGGCTCGGCACCACCACCATCTACGTGACCCACGACCAGGTCGAGGCCATGACGATGGGGGACCGGGTGGCGGTGCTCAAGGACGGCCACCTGCAGCAGTGCGATTCGCCGCGCGAGCTGTACGAGAACCCGTCGAACGCGTTCGTGGCCGGTTTCATCGGCTCGCCGGCGATGAACCTGGCCACGCTGCCGCTCACCGACCGCGGGGTCAAGCTCGGCGAGCTGACCGTGCCGCTGCCGACCGCGGAGCTGACCGCCGCGCGGGAGGACGGGCTGTCGGAGGTCGTGTTCGGCATCCGGCCGGAGTCGCTGCGCCTGGTCGGGGAAGCCGACGACGGCTTCGAGCTGGTGGTGGAGCTGGTCGAGGAGCTGGGTGCGGACGCGTACCTGCACGGCAAGGTCGGTGACGACCGGTTCGTGGTCCGCGTCGACGGCCGCACCCCGCCGCGTATCGGCGACAACGTGCGCGTCGCGCTGCGCGGCGAAGGCGAGACGCACGCCTTCAACCCGGACACCACCTTGCGCCTGCGCTGA
- a CDS encoding carbohydrate ABC transporter permease, producing MTVATWVLAILFVFPLLWMILTAFKQESDAYTDPPKLFFKPTFDQISGVLKGDFLPYLGNSAFVTIISTLLVLLLGIPAAYALSLAPVKGTKNALSFFLSTKMLPIVAAIIPLYVISQNTNLLDTVWALIILYTAMNLPLAIWMMRSFFMEVPGEMIEAARIDGANLPTLLRKIIMPVVAPGVAATALICVIFSWTEFFYAVNLTAARAGTVPVFLVGFITSEGLYWAQLSAAALLASLPVMIVGWFAQNHLVRGLSMGAVK from the coding sequence CTGACCGTCGCCACGTGGGTGCTGGCGATCCTGTTCGTGTTCCCGCTGCTGTGGATGATCCTCACCGCGTTCAAGCAGGAGTCGGACGCCTACACCGATCCGCCGAAGCTGTTCTTCAAGCCGACCTTCGACCAGATCTCCGGGGTGCTGAAGGGCGACTTCCTGCCCTACCTCGGCAACTCGGCGTTCGTCACGATCATCTCGACGCTGCTGGTGCTGCTGCTGGGCATCCCGGCCGCGTACGCGCTGTCGCTGGCCCCGGTCAAGGGTACGAAGAACGCGTTGAGCTTCTTCCTCTCCACGAAGATGCTGCCGATCGTCGCGGCGATCATCCCGCTGTACGTGATCTCCCAGAACACCAACCTGCTGGACACGGTGTGGGCGCTGATCATCCTGTACACCGCGATGAACCTGCCGCTGGCGATCTGGATGATGCGGTCGTTCTTCATGGAGGTGCCCGGCGAGATGATCGAGGCGGCGCGGATCGACGGGGCGAACCTGCCGACGCTGCTGCGCAAGATCATCATGCCGGTGGTCGCGCCGGGTGTCGCCGCGACCGCGTTGATCTGCGTGATCTTCTCCTGGACGGAGTTCTTCTACGCGGTCAACCTCACCGCCGCCAGGGCCGGCACCGTGCCGGTGTTCCTGGTCGGCTTCATCACCAGCGAGGGCCTGTACTGGGCTCAGCTGTCCGCTGCCGCGCTGCTGGCCTCGTTGCCGGTGATGATCGTGGGCTGGTTCGCGCAGAACCACCTCGTGCGTGGTCTGTCCATGGGCGCCGTGAAGTAA
- a CDS encoding carbohydrate ABC transporter permease: protein MSTLSVPAGTAPATTSRTEKKATNKTGKRRLPLLPALIFVIAVTQIPFLLTLFYSFQSWNLVRPGSQHFVGLQNYVDVFTDSTFLGALLNTVVLTVVCVFVSLLLGLGLAILLDRKFAGRGFVRTLLITPFLILPAAGALLWKTTMFDPTFGLLHFVFNTDVDWLSQFPLAAVMAQIVWQWTPFMMLLTLAGLQSQSKEVLEAASVDGANRWRTFFSITLPHLSRFLQLATLLGAIYIVNSFDAIFLMTQGGPGTASTNLPFYIYQRAFEGFDIGQSSAMGVVVVILTMIVATFALRLMFRAFSVDGGTK, encoded by the coding sequence ATGAGTACCCTCTCCGTCCCCGCCGGCACCGCGCCGGCAACCACGAGCCGGACCGAGAAGAAGGCCACGAACAAGACCGGCAAACGCAGGCTTCCGCTGCTGCCCGCGCTGATCTTCGTCATCGCGGTGACCCAGATCCCGTTCCTGCTCACGCTGTTCTACTCGTTCCAGTCCTGGAACCTGGTGCGGCCGGGCTCGCAGCATTTCGTCGGCCTGCAGAACTACGTCGACGTCTTCACCGACAGCACGTTCCTCGGCGCGCTGCTCAACACCGTGGTGCTCACCGTGGTGTGCGTGTTCGTCTCGCTGCTGCTCGGGCTCGGGCTCGCGATCCTGCTGGACCGCAAGTTCGCCGGCCGCGGTTTCGTGCGCACGCTGCTGATCACGCCGTTCCTGATCCTCCCGGCGGCCGGTGCGCTGCTGTGGAAGACCACGATGTTCGACCCGACGTTCGGGCTGCTGCACTTCGTGTTCAACACCGACGTCGACTGGCTCTCGCAGTTCCCGCTGGCCGCGGTGATGGCGCAGATCGTGTGGCAGTGGACGCCGTTCATGATGCTGCTGACCCTGGCCGGCCTGCAGAGCCAGTCGAAGGAGGTGCTGGAGGCCGCCTCGGTGGACGGGGCGAACCGCTGGCGCACCTTCTTCTCGATCACGCTGCCGCACCTGTCGCGGTTCCTGCAGCTGGCCACGCTGCTGGGCGCGATCTACATCGTGAACAGCTTCGACGCGATCTTCCTGATGACCCAGGGCGGTCCGGGCACGGCCAGCACGAACCTGCCGTTCTACATCTACCAGCGCGCGTTCGAGGGCTTCGACATCGGCCAGTCCTCGGCGATGGGTGTCGTGGTGGTCATCCTGACCATGATCGTCGCGACCTTCGCCCTGCGGCTGATGTTCCGCGCGTTCTCCGTGGACGGAGGTACGAAGTGA
- a CDS encoding ABC transporter substrate-binding protein: MRKLLCLLAATALFVTGCAGAGSLGNGERTLVVAIVSNAQMKDAISLKGEFEKKNPGVNLKFVSLPENEARAKITASTATQGGEFDVVMISNYEAPQWAANGWLENLEPHMKATPGYDENDFIPSIRDSLSYQNQMYAVPFYGESSFVAYRKDLFQKAGITMPAHPTWAQIAEYAAKLDDKQAGVAGICLRGKPGWGESLAPFTTVANTFGAQYFDKDWNAKLTSPEFTKAANFYVNLVREHGEVGASSAGFTECGTQYAQGNVAMWYDATSMTGTTEDPSTSHVVGKNGYAPAPVDKTQASGWLYAWSLAIPKVAKDKDDAWKFMAWMTDKEYAKKVGEAYGWNRVPPGTRKSVYEIPQYKDAAKAYAQPTLDGIANANQQKTMVSAPPYPGIQFVGIPEFQDLGTRVSQQLSAAIAGQTSVADALEQSQKYAETVGKSYQEVAG, encoded by the coding sequence GTGCGTAAGCTCCTGTGTCTCCTTGCCGCAACAGCGCTGTTCGTGACGGGATGCGCCGGAGCCGGCTCGCTCGGCAACGGCGAGCGGACGCTGGTCGTCGCGATCGTGTCCAACGCGCAGATGAAGGACGCGATCTCGCTCAAGGGGGAGTTCGAGAAGAAGAACCCCGGGGTGAACCTGAAGTTCGTCTCCCTGCCGGAGAACGAGGCCCGCGCCAAGATCACCGCCTCCACCGCCACCCAGGGCGGCGAGTTCGACGTGGTGATGATCAGCAACTACGAGGCCCCGCAGTGGGCGGCCAACGGCTGGCTCGAGAACCTCGAACCGCACATGAAGGCCACCCCCGGCTACGACGAGAACGACTTCATCCCGAGCATCCGGGATTCGCTGTCGTACCAGAACCAGATGTACGCGGTACCGTTCTACGGCGAGTCGTCCTTCGTCGCCTACCGCAAGGATCTGTTCCAGAAGGCCGGGATCACCATGCCGGCGCATCCCACCTGGGCGCAGATCGCCGAGTACGCCGCGAAGCTCGACGACAAGCAGGCCGGCGTCGCCGGGATCTGCCTGCGTGGCAAGCCCGGCTGGGGCGAAAGCCTCGCGCCGTTCACCACCGTCGCCAACACCTTCGGCGCGCAGTATTTCGACAAGGACTGGAACGCCAAGCTCACCAGTCCCGAGTTCACCAAGGCGGCGAACTTCTACGTGAACCTGGTGCGCGAGCACGGTGAGGTGGGTGCCTCCAGCGCCGGGTTCACCGAATGCGGCACGCAGTACGCGCAGGGCAACGTCGCGATGTGGTACGACGCCACGTCGATGACCGGCACCACCGAGGACCCCTCCACCAGCCACGTGGTCGGGAAGAACGGCTATGCCCCGGCCCCGGTCGACAAGACCCAGGCCAGCGGATGGCTCTACGCCTGGTCGCTGGCCATCCCGAAGGTCGCCAAGGACAAGGACGACGCCTGGAAGTTCATGGCCTGGATGACCGACAAGGAGTACGCGAAGAAGGTCGGCGAGGCCTACGGCTGGAACCGCGTGCCGCCGGGCACCCGCAAGTCCGTCTACGAGATCCCGCAGTACAAGGACGCGGCGAAGGCGTACGCGCAGCCCACGCTGGACGGCATCGCGAACGCCAACCAGCAGAAGACGATGGTGTCCGCGCCGCCCTACCCTGGCATCCAGTTCGTCGGCATCCCGGAGTTCCAGGATCTCGGCACCCGGGTGAGCCAGCAGCTCTCGGCGGCCATCGCCGGGCAGACCTCGGTGGCGGACGCGCTCGAGCAGTCCCAGAAGTACGCGGAGACCGTGGGCAAGTCCTACCAGGAGGTGGCCGGATGA
- a CDS encoding zinc-dependent alcohol dehydrogenase family protein, with protein sequence MRAAIVDRPGEIRVGEVPDPKPGERQVVVKVGACGICGTDLHIADGHFPPTPYPIVPGHEFAGEIVELGADVPGEWKVGDRVAVDPSIYCGYCTPCRSGHGNLCANWNATGDTVNGAFAEYVAVPADTCHQMPDSLTWEQGALVEPVSCAVHGVRRIGVEAGERFLVVGAGTMGLIMQQLLQRAGAQVTMVDRNAARLPRATDLGATAVAEDVSALDGERYDAAVDCTGAAPAIESAFDALRRGGRLLVFGVAPAEARVALSPFRIYNDEITIVGSMAVLNSYGTALDLVANGYIDTEALITDTLPLEQYPEALAKMRSGSGLKIQVLPGGGRA encoded by the coding sequence ATGCGTGCCGCGATCGTGGACCGGCCCGGAGAGATCCGGGTCGGCGAGGTTCCCGATCCCAAACCCGGGGAGCGCCAGGTCGTCGTGAAGGTGGGTGCCTGCGGAATCTGCGGCACGGACCTGCACATCGCCGACGGGCACTTCCCGCCGACCCCGTACCCCATCGTCCCCGGTCACGAGTTCGCCGGGGAGATCGTCGAACTCGGCGCCGACGTGCCGGGCGAGTGGAAAGTCGGCGACCGCGTCGCGGTCGACCCGTCGATCTACTGCGGGTACTGCACACCGTGCCGCTCCGGGCACGGCAATCTCTGCGCCAACTGGAACGCCACCGGGGACACCGTCAACGGTGCGTTCGCCGAGTACGTGGCGGTCCCCGCGGACACCTGCCACCAGATGCCCGACTCCCTGACCTGGGAGCAGGGTGCGCTGGTCGAGCCGGTCTCGTGCGCCGTGCACGGGGTGCGCCGGATCGGCGTCGAAGCCGGGGAGCGGTTCCTGGTCGTCGGTGCCGGCACGATGGGCCTGATCATGCAGCAGCTGCTGCAGCGGGCCGGCGCGCAGGTGACGATGGTCGACCGCAACGCCGCGCGGCTGCCGCGCGCGACCGACCTTGGAGCCACCGCGGTGGCCGAGGACGTGTCCGCATTGGACGGCGAGCGTTACGACGCCGCGGTGGACTGCACCGGCGCCGCGCCCGCCATCGAATCCGCCTTCGACGCGCTTCGCCGCGGCGGCAGGCTGCTGGTGTTCGGCGTCGCGCCGGCGGAGGCCCGCGTGGCCCTGTCGCCGTTCCGCATCTACAACGACGAGATCACCATCGTCGGCTCGATGGCCGTGCTGAACAGCTACGGCACCGCGCTCGACCTCGTGGCGAACGGCTACATCGACACCGAGGCCCTGATCACCGACACGCTGCCGCTCGAGCAGTACCCGGAGGCACTGGCGAAGATGCGCAGTGGTTCCGGGCTCAAGATCCAGGTCCTGCCCGGAGGTGGCCGTGCGTAA
- a CDS encoding sugar-binding transcriptional regulator encodes MARRFYVQGHSKLEIADEFGVSRFKVARMLDSARESGLVRIEFDLPAPVDVELCDEVRRAYRLDRALVLEKSSMREPKEVVRRRVGALAARLLEEIAVPEDVIGMSWARSVNAMTEAIRTLPRCPIVQLCGVQAGMDMRGRSVETVSRVTSVSGGDAYPIFGPLVLPDQRTTEILRHQPGIAETFAQFGKLTKAVVSIGAWTSGESTVYDALDDAERAAIAARGATAEVAARLFDAAGTPVSTGLTHHVLAISREELVAVPEVIAIGYSRPKAEAVDAVLRSGMVSTLVTDAAAAEPLLELARAKPLPPLPGT; translated from the coding sequence ATGGCCCGGCGGTTCTACGTGCAGGGACACTCCAAGCTGGAGATCGCCGACGAGTTCGGGGTGAGCCGGTTCAAGGTCGCTCGCATGCTGGACTCGGCGCGGGAGAGCGGCCTGGTGCGCATCGAGTTCGACCTGCCGGCCCCGGTCGACGTCGAACTCTGCGACGAGGTCCGCAGAGCGTACCGGCTCGACCGTGCGCTGGTCCTCGAGAAATCCTCGATGCGGGAGCCGAAGGAGGTCGTGCGCAGGCGGGTCGGCGCGCTGGCCGCCCGGCTGCTGGAGGAGATCGCCGTGCCCGAGGACGTGATCGGGATGTCGTGGGCGCGTTCGGTGAACGCGATGACCGAAGCGATCCGGACCTTGCCACGGTGCCCGATCGTGCAGTTGTGCGGAGTACAGGCAGGCATGGACATGCGTGGCCGGTCGGTGGAAACGGTGAGCCGGGTGACGTCGGTGTCCGGCGGCGACGCCTACCCGATCTTCGGCCCGCTCGTGCTGCCCGACCAGCGGACCACCGAGATCCTGCGGCACCAGCCGGGGATCGCCGAGACGTTCGCGCAGTTCGGCAAGCTCACCAAGGCCGTGGTGAGCATCGGCGCATGGACCAGCGGCGAATCCACCGTCTACGACGCACTCGACGACGCCGAGCGCGCCGCCATCGCCGCCCGCGGCGCGACCGCCGAAGTGGCCGCGCGGCTGTTCGACGCGGCCGGCACGCCGGTGTCGACCGGCCTGACCCACCACGTGCTGGCGATCAGCCGCGAAGAACTGGTGGCCGTGCCGGAGGTGATCGCGATCGGCTACAGCAGGCCGAAGGCCGAGGCGGTGGACGCGGTACTGCGCTCGGGCATGGTGTCCACTTTGGTCACCGACGCGGCCGCCGCGGAGCCGTTGCTGGAACTGGCCCGGGCGAAGCCGCTGCCGCCACTGCCCGGGACGTGA
- a CDS encoding GNAT family N-acetyltransferase produces MPETEVRTARPAELETVAALRWRWVAEQDGPPDLDRDEFVREFVAWTRENAATHHCLVLTQDDEVAGMAFLVVTARVPTPRKFRRASGDLQCVYVVPEARGRGLGGLLIDAILRLGAELGLERVTVHSSTRAVPAYRRHGFAADPELLQARPPA; encoded by the coding sequence ATGCCGGAGACCGAAGTACGCACCGCACGCCCAGCAGAACTCGAAACGGTCGCCGCCTTGCGGTGGCGATGGGTGGCCGAACAGGACGGCCCGCCGGACCTCGACCGCGACGAGTTCGTACGAGAGTTCGTCGCCTGGACACGGGAGAACGCGGCCACGCACCACTGCCTTGTGCTGACCCAGGACGACGAGGTGGCAGGCATGGCGTTTCTCGTGGTCACCGCTCGTGTGCCGACCCCGCGAAAGTTCCGGCGCGCGTCCGGAGACCTGCAGTGCGTCTACGTCGTTCCGGAGGCTCGCGGCCGCGGACTCGGCGGGTTGCTGATCGACGCCATCCTGCGCCTGGGCGCCGAGCTGGGCCTGGAGCGAGTCACTGTCCATTCGTCGACGCGAGCCGTGCCGGCATACCGGCGGCACGGTTTCGCCGCGGACCCGGAGCTGCTACAGGCTCGGCCCCCGGCTTGA
- a CDS encoding winged helix-turn-helix transcriptional regulator, with translation MNFLADCRTRLAFDLVGNTWHPVVLWALKDGPRRHGELRTMIGGISAKVLTEALRKLERDGMVERVAGGYGLTRLGVSFLGPIEAFGHWAEEHGDEVVAAQADAISR, from the coding sequence ATGAACTTCCTCGCCGACTGCCGTACGCGGCTCGCCTTCGACCTGGTCGGGAACACGTGGCACCCGGTCGTGCTGTGGGCACTGAAGGACGGCCCACGCCGGCACGGAGAACTACGCACGATGATCGGCGGCATCAGCGCGAAGGTGCTCACCGAGGCGCTCCGCAAGCTGGAGCGGGACGGAATGGTCGAACGCGTGGCAGGCGGCTACGGCCTGACCCGGCTGGGCGTGAGTTTCCTCGGCCCGATCGAGGCCTTCGGCCACTGGGCCGAGGAACACGGGGACGAGGTCGTGGCCGCGCAGGCCGACGCGATCAGCCGGTGA
- a CDS encoding NADPH-dependent F420 reductase — translation MRIAIFGTGGMAAALGSRWTRHDLTVSGRDRGRTAKLAAELGAEVKSWADAAREADAVLLAVPSSALDELLPSLNLSGTVLLDCTNTPGDAEPPGTPVATRIAGHVPGASVVKAFNLAHVDVWRMAPPTFEGRPLGVPLCGDPAAVEVAAELVRDVGATPLPAGGLDRAPLLEATAAFAIGLWKRGADARTMLMS, via the coding sequence ATGCGCATCGCGATCTTCGGCACCGGCGGAATGGCCGCCGCCCTCGGGTCCCGGTGGACCCGCCACGACCTCACCGTCTCCGGCCGCGACCGCGGCCGTACCGCGAAACTCGCCGCCGAACTCGGTGCCGAGGTCAAATCCTGGGCAGACGCCGCCCGCGAGGCCGACGCCGTCCTGCTCGCTGTGCCGTCCTCCGCACTCGACGAGCTCCTGCCCTCCCTCAACCTGTCCGGCACGGTGCTGCTGGACTGCACCAACACCCCCGGCGACGCGGAACCGCCCGGCACGCCCGTCGCCACCAGGATCGCCGGCCACGTGCCCGGTGCGTCCGTGGTGAAGGCGTTCAACCTGGCCCACGTGGACGTCTGGCGAATGGCGCCGCCGACGTTCGAGGGGCGTCCGCTCGGCGTCCCGCTGTGTGGCGACCCTGCCGCGGTCGAGGTGGCCGCCGAACTGGTCCGTGACGTCGGCGCCACTCCCCTGCCCGCCGGCGGCCTCGACCGCGCCCCGCTGCTCGAAGCCACCGCCGCGTTCGCGATCGGGCTCTGGAAACGCGGCGCCGACGCACGGACGATGCTCATGAGCTGA